A genome region from Apus apus isolate bApuApu2 chromosome 2, bApuApu2.pri.cur, whole genome shotgun sequence includes the following:
- the LOC127381617 gene encoding uncharacterized protein LOC127381617: protein MEIETGDEIAIVGIGCNFPGGDGIDNFWKVLEEGKNCTVEIPPERFNVKEWYDPDDNKPGKICTTRAALLNEFNSFDNHLFGINNMEAERMDPQQKLLLECTYKALEDAGVPVEAVSGTKTGVFIGLMNRDYEIVTSRAVSEINHYDGTGTAMSIAANRVSFTFNLTGPSLAIDTACSSFLFALHYALRAIKSGDCEAAICGGVNCIIDPRTFVSLSKAKMISPEGISKPFSKKADGYGRGEGCGVVFLKPLKKAMEDYSKIWGVINISAVNQNGRSMTPITRPSQIEQEQLLRSIYETRVDPSALQYVEAHGTGTAAGDPTEAESVGSVICKNRSSQVPVLKIGSVKGNIGHTESAAGAAGLIKVLLMMHHGKIVPSLHYSKEMSNIDTERLNLAVPTAVEPWEESGDYGRVAGINCFGFGGTNAHIVVRQVKQLEPLSAFKRPLELVLLSASSSKSLQMTMADTADQLSTRNSVTLPSLAYTSACRRSHANYRYRKAFVTNSLQHLRQEVMSAASTELAMSKVEPQLVFVFCGNGVKLKEFNEALLYSEPVFREKCKEIEGLFQKHAPISLQPARGHGPKDLLNPELSQPLLFTLQVALASLLKYWGIKPVTAVGHSVGEVAAAHFAGYLSLADAVKVIYHRSRLQAKTASGRMLLVGNIPVQEITEHLHRYSGKVCVAAFNSPVSCTLSGNSDSVDAVRRDLAQAFSQRNIFLHVLNVPAAYHSPSMDMVLGELEENIQPLEKQKGEIEVISTLTGVAASENDFAQSKFWARHAREPVAFTQAIKTAARGRENVVFVEISPHQALQRNIKETLGKGTKVFSALQTDTEYQTVLTLVGKLFELGYNPNWQHVYDGYQSVPVAIPRYQFDRKKLMACLDIHQHANQRNISSSHPLIYSTNSDNLEFGCLLSQDTTSYLHEHKNNGVALVPGAFYVELALASVMSSSRPRVPLSNCQMSISFSAPCVLTQSSQVLSIKLGPQKAVTTFEILSSSKAVYAAGQVTKGLEAVVEETTISFQDIYQRCRTVVSREEVYEALSQLGFQYGPVFRQLSDVHYCQELKEVITSIKVNKETVKEMYNYCIHPVLLDCFLQMTAVITLRIFQSGAGFPSGIGSLVVLRPLEEEMMIYMRTNKSIGNCLEVCGCFMDKRGSVLVELKRVVITFMKQASFRDNEFMFENIWKEVSPSQTIAHLGALPRVLVFADKFGIAEQLKKYLHPDSKYVMYEDWETLLERHTENTMKAEVEDYNEILFLWGIQKLNEDFPSKVVDKLAKCCEAYRQVIVALREKTSHCSVRVITYRTTERNVDNINCGFALHGMTRTCVVEVPEITFQMIDLSSSSSLDISVLADVLAKYKGMDYPEVCINQGRTYVAEIRRTPFVDTDNSQPIRAQQKPETFTLYTSDPYTAKDLSAEVFTSTVTQLERQCVEIQVDKICLHSEDYYPISVSSRNFGNTVYWNSQAGGKHRLLALDFSGTVTATGIDVKKVKVGDHVVSCYPAAASSRVRIPGKVCFNVKKFPCFQDVPCVSYFIIAWEIFNRRILKGKKGRTLGIISTEPSSVLCHVLSVAAEEMGWRTVLAKPTPDKFQYINLCDALIVLPPVNKLSQEDLADMYFLKDVVIVCGNQQPACTQNVSGIDNENICFHILTITSIFQKASLKALQKTVHAWITSMDVNRFRGLSGSVFQQTENLERMNSMVSYFTCKSVPLAILRRQKDTTVLSDIPLSEAQKKLFKHNAVYIVVGGLTGLGFETVKFIAGNGGGCIVILSRKIPSNEKQEEMMALQQQYEGSKMVFVQCDVTSGSDVEKAFQSIAKLFAGSPIKGVFQSAVVLHDGRLEVLNLADFQKVLSPKVAGTLNLHLATRGQELDYFVCYSSVASFLGNSTQANYAAANSFLDVFCLYRRNCGLSGQSINWGALNLGILHNQKHIQNILGSKGIDILQVHEINEYLRKTVLINNPQQAVIKFNFQAILHNVLSRIISLKSRFKSLMLEEFGNRLETSEETGAQVTTLIKSEDYVTSLVSDLTGLHPDELTMNTPLASLGIDSMLAMTIQNRVFQERQVDIPLLKLLDPHTTLSSLVVVLKETSNANGIVEKKNAVLESVENGTWL, encoded by the exons CATGGATCCACAACAGAAGTTACTGCTAGAATGCACATACAAAGCTTTGGAGGATGCAGGAGTCCCTGTAGAAGCTGTCAGTGGCACCAAAACAGGTGTTTTTATTG GTTTAATGAATCGAGACTATGAAATTGTAACGAGCAGAGCAGTGAGTGAAATAAATCATTATGATGGTACTGGAACAGCAATGAGCATTGCTGCTAACAGGGTCTCATTCACATTTAATCTGACTGGACCATCACTGGCCATTGACACTGCAtgttcatcttttctttttgctctgcaCTACGCCTTGCGAGCAATTAAATCAG GAGACTGTGAGGCAGCAATCTGTGGTGGAGTGAACTGCATAATAGATCCCCGCACCTTTGTATCTCTCAGTAAAGCAAAAATGATCTCTCCGGAGGGAATAAGCAAACCCTTCTCTAAAAAGGCAGATGGTTATGGAAGGGGAGAAGGctgtggtgttgtttttctcAAACCACTGAAAAAG GCAATGGAAGACTACAGCAAAATCTGGGGTGTTATAAACATCAGTGCAGTAAATCAGAACGGTAGGTCCATGACACCAATCACAAGGCCGTCTCAGATAGAGCAAGAGCAGCTACTGCGCAGCATTTATGAAACTCGTGTTGATCCCTCAGCTTTGCAGTACGTTGAAGCACATGGTAcaggaactgctgctggagatcCTACTGAAGCTGAAAGCGTAGGCAGTGTAATTTGTAAAAACAGGTCTTCACAAGTTCCCGTTCTGAAAATTGGTTCAGTGAAAGGAAATATTGGTCACACTGAatcagctgctggagcagcagggttAATAAAAGTGCTTCTGATGATGCATCATGGAAAGATTGTTCCATCCTTGCATTACTCAAAGGAGATGAGCAACATTGATACAGAGAGATTAAACCTGGCAGTTCCCACAGCTGTAGAGCCATGGGAAGAATCTGGTGACTATGGAAGAGTAGCTGGCATTAACTGCTTTGGATTTGGGGGAACCAATGCTCACATTGTAGTCAGGCAGGTCAAGCAGCTAGAGCCTCTTTCTGCCTTTAAGAGGCCCCTTGAATTAGTTCTGCTATCAGCATCATCAAGTAAGTCCCTTCAGATGACAATGGCTGACACGGCTGACCAGCTGAGCACAAGAAACTCTGTAACTCTCCCAAGCCTGGCTTACACGTCTGCCTGCAGAAGAAGTCATGCCAACTATAGGTACCGAAAAGCTTTTGTCACAAATTCTCTCCAACACTTGCGTCAAGAGGTTATGTCAGCAGCAAGCACTGAACTTGCCATGTCAAAGGTGGAACCACAACTGGTGTTTGTCTTCTGTGGCAATGGTGTAAAGCTGAAGGAGTTCAATGAGGCACTGCTGTACTCAGAGCCAGTGTTCAGAGAGAAGTGTAAGGAAATAGAAGGACTTTTTCAGAAACATGCTCCCATCAGCCTCCAGCCAGCAAGAGGTCATGGCCCAAAGGATTTGTTGAATCCAGAGCTTTCCCAGCCCTTGCTTTTTACCCTACAAGTTGCTTTAGCTTCCCTTCTGAAATACTGGGGCATTAAACCAGTCACAGCTGTTGGCCACTCAGTAGGGGAAGTTGCTGCTGCACATTTTGCTGGGTATCTTTCCCTGGCAGATGCAGTCAAAGTGATTTATCACCGGAGCCGGCTGCAGGCAAAGACTGCCAGTGGCAGAATGTTGCTGGTTGGAAACATCCCTGTTCAAGAGATTACTGAACATCTGCATCGCTACTCAGGGAAGGTGTGTGTTGCAGCTTTCAACAGCCCAGTTTCCTGCACCTTGTCTGGGAATTCAGACTCTGTGGATGCCGTCCGGCGAGATTTAGCTCAAGCTTTCAGCCAGAGAAACATCTTTCTTCATGTTCTTAATGTCCCAGCTGCATACCACAGCCCCAGCATGGATATGGTACTTGGGGAGCTGGAAGAGAACATACAGcctttagaaaaacagaaaggggAAATTGAAGTGATTTCAACGCTGACTGGGGtggctgcttctgaaaatgacTTTGCTCAGAGCAAATTCTGGGCCCGGCATGCTCGTGAGCCTGTTGCTTTCACTCAAGCCATCAAAACTGCAGCTAGAGGCAGGGAAAATGTGGTGTTTGTGGAAATAAGTCCTCACCAAGCATTGCAGCGAAACATAAAGGAAACTCTAGGAAAGGGCACCAAGGTGTTCTCTGCTTTGCAAACTGATACAGAGTATCAGACAGTCCTTACCCTGGTAGGAAAACTGTTTGAACTTGGATATAATCCCAACTGGCAGCACGTTTATGATGGGTATCAAAGCGTTCCAGTGGCCATTCCACGGTATCAATTTGATCGCAAAAAACTCATGGCCTGTCTGGATATTCATCAACATGCAAACCAGAGAAACATCAGCTCCAGTCATCCTTTAATTTATAGCACAAACAGTGACAACTTGGAATTTGGCTGCCTGCTGTCCCAGGACACAACATCCTACTTACATGAGCACAAGAACAATGGTGTAGCTTTAGTCCCTGGTGCTTTCTATGTAGAGCTTGCTCTGGCCTCTGTGATGAGCAGCTCAAGACCTAGAGTGCCTCTGAGTAACTGCCAAATGAGTATCAGTTTTTCTGCTCCATGTGTTCTCACGCAGAGTTCCCAAGTCTTGAGTATCAAGCTGGGTCCACAAAAAGCAGTGACAACCTTTGAGATACTTTCTTCCTCCAAGGCAGTTTATGCTGCAGGCCAAGTTACAAAGGGGCTGGAAGCTGTAGTGGAAGAAACCACCATCTCTTTCCAAGACATCTATCAAAGATGCAGGACTGTGGTTAGCAGAGAGGAGGTTTATGAAGCGCTGTCTCAGCTTGGTTTTCAGTATGGTCCTGTATTTAGACAGCTCAGTGATGTGCATTACTGCCAGGAACTAAAGGAAGTTATAACAAGCATCAAGGTAAACAAGGAGACTGTCAAAGAGATGTACAACTACTGTATCCATCCAGTGCTGCTCGACTGCTTTCTGCAGATGACCGCTGTAATAACCTTAAGGATATTCCAATCTGGAGCAGGCTTTCCTTCAGGGATAGGCAGCCTGGTGGTGCTCCGACCGCTGGAGGAAGAAATGATGATATATATGAGAACAAACAAATCCATTGGGAACTGTCTGGAGGTTTGTGGATGCTTTATGGACAAACGTGGCTCTGTTTTGGTTGAACTCAAGCGTGTTGTCATCACTTTCATGAAGCAAGCATCTTTCAGAGACAATGAGTTCATGTTTGAAAACATATGGAAAGAAGTCTCTCCTTCACAGACAATTGCACATCTGGGGGCTTTGCCCAGAGTCCTAGTGTTTGCTGACAAATTTGGGATAGCTGAGCAgctaaaaaaatacttgcatcCTGATTCAAAATATGTTATGTATGAAGACTGGGAAACCCTCTTGGAAAGACACACAGAGAATACAATGAAAGCAGAGGTGGAAGATTATAATGAAATTCTGTTCTTGTGGGGAATTCAAAAGTTAAATGAAGATTTCCCAAGCAAAGTGGTAGACAAACTGGCAAAGTGTTGTGAAGCCTATCGCCAAGTTATTGTGGCATTAAGAGAGAAAACATCCCACTGTTCAGTCAGAGTTATCACCTacagaacaacagaaagaaatgtaGACAACATTAACTGTGGGTTTGCATTGCATGGCATGACCAGAACTTGTGTTGTTGAAGTACCTGAAATCACATTTCAGATGATTGACCTCAGTTCTTCCAGTTCCCTGGACATCTCAGTGCTAGCAGATGTTCTTGCAAAATACAAAGGTATGGACTATCCAGAAGTTTGCATCAACCAAGGAAGAACTTATGTGGCTGAAATCAGACGCACACCTTTTGTGGATACAGATAACAGTCAACCCATAAGAGCTCAGCAGAAGCCAGAAACATTTACTTTGTACACTTCTGATCCATACACAGCAAAAGATTTGTCTGCTGAGGTATTTACCAGCACTGTTACTCAGCTTGAAAGACAGTGTGTTGAAATTCAAGTGGATAAAATATGCCTCCACTCAGAAGATTATTATCCCATTAGTGTTTCTAGTCGTAACTTTGGTAATACAGTGTATTGGAATTCACAAGCAGGAGGCAAACACAGACTTTTAGCTCTTGATTTCAGTGGCACAGTAACAGCAACAGGTATTGATGTGAAGAAAGTTAAAGTGGGAGATCATGTGGTTTCATGTTATCCAGCTGCTGCATCATCCAGAGTTCGTATTCCAGGAAAAGTTTGTTTCAATGTAAAGAAATTCCCCTGCTTTCAGGATGTCCCTTGTGTGTCATACTTTATCATTGCATGGGAAATCTTCAATCGGAGGATACTCAAGGGGAAAAAGGGCAGAACATTGGGTATTATTTCTACAGAGCCATCATCAGTTTTGTGCCATGTTCTTTCTGTGGCAGCTGAAGAGATGGGTTGGAGAACAGTGCTTGCAAAGCCCACTCCTGATAAGTTCCAGTATATAAACCTATGTGATGCCCTGATTGTTCTTCCTCCAGTAAATAAGCTGTCTCAGGAGGACCTGGCCGATATGTACTTTCTTAAAGATGTGGTGATAGTGTGTGGCAATCAACAGCCTGCATGTACCCAAAATGTCAGTGGAATTGATAATGAAAATATCTGCTTTCATATCCTTACAATAACCAGCATTTTCCAGAAAGCATCTCTAAAGGCACTGCAAAAGACTGTGCATGCATGGATCACTTCCATGGATGTGAATCGGTTTAGAGGTCTGTCAGgttctgtttttcagcagaCTGAGAACTTGGAACGAATGAACTCCATGGTGTCCTATTTTACCTGCAAATCTGTCCCACTTGCCATACTGAGAAGGCAGAAGGACACTACCGTGCTTTCAGATATACCATTGTCTGAAGCCCAGAAGAAGTTGTTTAAGCACAATGCTGTTTACATAGTAGTTGGGGGGCTCACTGGACTTGGCTTTGAAACAGTGAAATTCATAGCTGGGAATGGAGGAGGGTGTATTGTGATACTCTCCAGGAAAATTCCAAGTAATGAGAAGCAAGAAGAGATGatggctttgcagcagcagtaTGAAGGGAGCAAAATGGTGTTTGTGCAGTGTGATGTTACTTCAGGCAGTGATGTTGAGAAAGCTTTCCAGTCCATTGCGAAACTTTTTGCAGGGAGTCCAATCAAAGGTGTATTTCAAAGTGCTGTTGTTTTACACGATGGCCGTCTTGAAGTTCTCAACTTGGCTGATTTTCAGAAAGTGCTGAGCCCAAAAGTAGCAGGGACATTAAATCTTCATTTGGCTACCAGAGGCCAGGAGCTTGACTATTTCGTGTGCTACTCCTCTGTTGCTTCCTTTCTGGGAAATTCGACCCAGGCAAACTATGCAGCTGCAAACTCTTTCTTGGATGTCTTCTGCCTCTACAGGAGGAACTGTGGGCTTTCAGGCCAGTCAATTAACTGGGGTGCTTTGAACCTTGGCATACTGCACAATCAAAAACATATTCAGAACATTCTGGGATCCAAGGGCATAGATATTTTGCAAGTGCATGAAATTAATGAATATCTCAGGAAGACCGTACTAATAAATAACCCACAGCAAGCTGTCATCAAATTTAACTTCCAAGCTATACTGCATAATGTTTTATCTCGGATTATTTCACTCAAAAGTCGCTTCAAATCACTTATGTTAGAAGAATTTGGGAACAGGCTTGAAACCTCTGAGGAAACTGGAGCCCAGGTTACTACCTTAATAAAATCTGAAGACTATGTCACCTCACTGGTGAGTGACCTCACTGGCTTGCACCCGGATGAACTGACCATGAATACACCTCTTGCATCATTGGGCATAGACTCGATGTTAGCTATGACAATTCAGAACCGTGTCTTTCAAGAGAGACAGGTGGACATCCCTCTTCTGAAACTGCTTGATCCTCACACAACTCTGTCAAGTTTAGTAGtagttttgaaagaaacaagcaaTGCAAATGGAatagttgagaaaaaaaatgctgtgcttgAAAGTGTAGAAAATGGGACCTGGCTATAG